A stretch of DNA from Macrotis lagotis isolate mMagLag1 chromosome X, bilby.v1.9.chrom.fasta, whole genome shotgun sequence:
acacaggccTCAGCAGCTTTTGTATTAAAGGATCGGaaagcttggaatatgattttccagaaggcaaaggagcttggaatacaaccaaattatcaactatccagcaaaattgaatgtgaaaaagatagactttcaatgaaatagggtacTTTAAAAATTTCCTGATGGAAAGGTCAACACTGAAAGAAAATTTAGGCTTCAGATAGATAAGACTCAAGAatagcataaaaaggtaaacaggaaagaaaaacatgttaCTCAGTgagattaaattgtttacatcCCTACACAGGAAGATTActgttttaatataaatattttattttccaattagatgCAGTAGCATTTTCTACGTatcttttttgtaatgttttgaattttacaattttcccccatccacccttccctttccccaccccccaccccctccacagaaggtagtctgataacCTTTATGTTGTTACAGGAAGATAACTCTTGAGAAGTCTTCTGTTAGGGCAGTAAGAAGGTGTATACATAGAGCATTGACTTAGCTAATGCTCATATcatgtgatgatataaaaaaacttaaggataaaaaaagattgtactaaaggagaagagagagtagaatagggtaaattatattACATGATTTGTGCAGATGACTTGTTACAATAAAGGGAGGGGAGGAGCTGAGTCTTAtttgaaccttactttcatcaaatttggctcaaagagggaattatACACTGactcagttggatatagaaatttatcttaacctCTAGGGAAGCTTGAggtagaaaggggaaagaaaagagagggccAGAGTCCATTATGTAGTATGAAAAATAGTCATTTAGCTTAgctcaggaaaaaataatttgaaaattggaCAGCTCtacttgttcttttttatttttgaatcaaaATTTACTTCTTTGTAAAGGCTCATTAATAGAAATACTAGAATATGGTATTGCCTGCCATATTAAATGACCTCCGACACTTTGGCTTTAGCATTATAAGAGGAAAACTGGttaatgtatttaatttttattttattattattttttttattttacccctaacttttcattgtttttcctccTATAGGTTATTACTGGAGGTCATTATGATGTAGATTGCCGTTTGGAAGATCCTGATGGTGTGGTGTTGTataaggaaatgaagaaacagtATGATAGTTTTACCTTCACTGCATCCAGAAATGGAACGTACAAATTTTGTTTCAGCAATGAGTTCTCTACTTTCACACACAAAACTGTGTACTTTGATTTTCAAGTGGGAGAAGATCCACCGCTATTTCCCAGTGAGAACAGAGTCAGTGCTCTTACACAGGTAAAAGCAAATTCAGATCATCAGTGTAATCATGATAGTATACATGAATGCTATTCTTGGAAaaagacatttaagaaaaaacaatGGCAGTGAACAATAACTCATCCTAGCCTCTCCTCTTAGCTAGCACCCTAGCTCTGAGTGTGagtgtgtatttgtttttttaataatgctgaactacttatattttatttaacattggATCAGACTTCTGTCATACTTACTATGCAATTAACAAAcatgccttttttcccctctctctcatcttcccccaccccctttccattgaggaaaagggaaaaagtcatAGAAGATGcacagtcaagtaaaacaaattcctactTTGACCTATccaaagaataatataaattgttctgattctgcatcagttcataaaagtcttcctgGTTTCTCTAAAACCATCTTTACTTACTGTGTTCTACAATGTAATCATAATATTGAGAAGATAgagaaatgaatttaataaaaatcatttaaaggcTCTGACCCAGAACCTCATGAAGAAGGAACTAGAAAGACTAGGAAAGATAATAGaatatccttttctctttcaggATAGGAAATAAATATGAGGAAAGaagtttaaattatatatttttttaagatcaCTTCCTTTGTATATTCCCAGTATAGGGAAGAggtatttttaattcatttttataagacagacattagaaatacaaaaaatattcttaaggacttatgatgaaaaagctatccacctccagagaaaattgttcaatggagtctgaatacagattgaaacatacttttttggctttatttttcttgagggttattttatctgatttctttcacaaaatgactaacatggaaatgttttgcatgatgaTACAAATAagctttatcagattgcttgtcttctcattgagaagggagaaaaggaagagaggatttggaactcaaaattttttttaaaaagagtgttttaaaaaaattttacttataaCTGAAAAaggtttgaaattttaaaaatatataaaatatacccaaTTCTTAACTTATTCAAGCCTAATGCAAGGCTTGTCATGTCAgtagatgttttaaaaattaaattaataagtaTGGaagttttacaaaaatttttatccACAACTATTTGAGCTTATTCAAATTAAGTTTCTATTATTATATCACAATAGCAATGCTGTCACAAATAAAAGATCTAAGATTTCCTGAGCTTCAGGAATTCCCTCCACTTCAGAACCcagaaatgttttaataataaataaggtCCTAAGGGTCCTATCTACCTGAGACATATAGAGACCAAattgacttgccagggtcacacagctagtgccaGAGACAAGGTTTGACCCCAGATCTCCCTAATTCCAAGCCTAGCTATTCCATTAATCCATAGCAATGTATGCATAACCAGCTGACAATTATTGCACATTGTAAATTAAGTActtgagatatattttttaaaaatgaagctaTCCCTGCCATCAAGGAACTTGTATTCTATTAGAGATGGCTCATACAcagaaaatatatacatgaaaatatatatacagattaaaaagtaatttgaagaagataaaaaggTAATTTGAGAGCAGTAGCAGATGAGAAATCAAAACCTTCATGGAGATTATATCATTTGATTGAATTTTGAGGAAAACTATAAGTGCTTTTCACTAGAAGTTAAAAGGGAGTTCATTCCAAGCATGAAAATACtggatatatatttaaaatctatGGCTTACATAACTATTTCTCTAACCTTACACTTTAAAAGTATAATTcttaatttcatataattctcTAGCACTGCTTTGCTGTTATTTTCATACTCAAATTATTTCTTACCCTGTgtatattgatgaaatcattaGGAAAATGTTAATCACTGTAATATGATAGgcattataaatacatatttcagTTATAGgaaattataaatacatatttcattCTTCGAAATATGAAATAATCTATATCTTAAGAAAGCTGGTATTTCTTTAGATGAAGTAGAACAACCATCTCCAACTAAGGGCAAAATACATTGAAGTTAGTTAGATTCTATCAAGAAAAAAAGGCATTGGTTTAACCAATAatcatgaaaagagaaagaaaattaacaaatgtACTATGGaataatctatttttatattatatctgGTACTTTCAACTTCTGGAGTtaacacaaaatatttttatcatatttaaacaaacaacaaagaatTCAATAAGGTGTTAGCTTGTTCTCTGAGCATGCATTGCAGAAATTTCATAGTGtattactttcaaattttccccATAAAAGTCTTGAGTTTTACATTGGCTATCTTAAAGTTCTTCATGCCAATGCTTCCATGTTTCTCCTCCCATCTGGAAGGATTCTGCAACTCCCTCTTTAATAAGGGGTACAATACTGAAGGTAGATTCAGTGGTTAATAGTTCTGTACTTTTCCTAACTGCCCATATAGTGTGACTATTGCTTCCAGAGCTCTAATTATCTTATTATTATCACTCTGGCGGCTAACAGTAGTCATTGCAGGAACATGAGAGGTTTCTTACTTTTGCCTCACTTGAATGCAGTTGACatgaaagtcaagacatcaccccataaaatgaaggatgaacagaTGGTATTGCCTGCAGTGGAAGAAAGTGATTGTCTAATTTGTCTATTACAAAACACACTTTTAACCTAAAAATTTAATATCTCAGGATATACTAACATCAGGGGTTTTTTAAATAGATCATTAAACTTTGTAGGTTGATTGATGTCTTGTTTGATCCCCATAAGAACCTTGAAAGTTAGTTACtatacatattagtcatattatgataTAGTATaatgtatagtatatatacatactatattaTAAGTATAGTCTATATACTAAACATAttatacattttacagataaagaaactaaaacttAGAGAAGATAAAACATCTGCCTTTAGTCACATCAAAGGCAGTATTTAATACTTCCTGACTATGCTACAGTGCCTTTCCCAGGATATTCAGTAAGGTATCCTTTCCTTGGCAAGAATAGAATTCACTAAAAATAATACAGTTATCATTTTTTTAGaataaattaggggaaaaaattttcttcttaaaaagaattatattttttaaaaaaaccattggCAAGGCTAACTCAGAATGTTTCTTTCTAGATGGAATCTGCTTGTGTTTCAATTCACGAAGCTTTGAAGTCTGTCATCGACTACCAGACTCATTTCCGACTAAGAGAAGCTCAAGGACGCAGCCGGGCAGAAGATCTAAATACTAGAGTGGCCTATTGGTCAATTGGAGAAGCCATCATTCTTCTTGTTGTTAGCATAGGGCAGGTATTTCTTCTGAAAAGCTTTTTCTCAGATAAAAGAACCACTACAACCCGTGTTGGATCATAACTAATGTTTTGAGAGTTGATCCACCATACATCTGTAATGTTGCTGTTTTCCAATTAATAGTAGGTACAGAAGAACTTAATATtggcaatattttaaaaacctcttTACCCCCTTACATTTGTTGTGGGGAAAATGCAGCATATATTCCTAAGCCGTGGGAAAGGACacctttttatttgaaaaaattgaaaaacttcaGAACTTGTTTGAGGCTTTTCATGTTAAATATCCAACACAAATGTTCTACCCTTCCCACAGTTGTTTGTATTCACTCTTATCACTCTAAACTTTGGCATCTTGATTCTTTTTAATTGGTAAGACTACTTCTGTCATAGGGAATTGATATTTTAAATCTTTAGGTTGCTTTGAAGATGTTATATTGTGGAGGAAGGAAACCCTTTTAATAGTTTAGgcataaatttttgttttttaaaccatTGTGATGAACTGCAGGCTATAAGTCCTGTACTGCACTTTTGATTTGTTAGGAAAAGTCTACCATAGTTACATAATTTTGATTCAGTTTTGAGTTGTTCTATCATGGTACAAAATTGTTATTCTTCAATTGCCTGCAGAGTAGCAGGTTTTATACACATTCTGTAGTTTGTAATGATATAAAACAGTGAGTTTTTCAGTAATTGTAGGATTGAAACCTTAAAGATTTTGATTGAAGTCAATGAGAGATATTAGAGCTGTAGTGAGAGATTTTTTGATAACTGCCACAAACATCACAATTTCTATTAGTTatattcttttgtctttataatgaCTGGCTTTCACCATCTGTGGTTACCTTGATTTTGGAAATACCAAGTAATTGTAATTCTTTGAGCTATTCAATTTGAcattttcattgttatcattacaCAGTGCTGTCCATCTAATAAGTGTGGAACAatgatacttttttcccctttgaactTAGAACTGGAACCACAATTGGTTATTTTTGGTCATGAAATAATGACAGAAAAGGTTCACAGTATATGTTATTTTTCCATCCCAGTAAGTGGTTTGCATTAGTTTCATTGCTTATACTTTTAATACATGTTGTATTAATACATAACTTTTATTGAACCGTCATGggcatttttctttaaaaaggaaaatatccttACCTTGtataaatgaaaattctcaaGATTAGTTCCTCTGTCCTAGAATGGAATCATTTGCCATGTCTGTAATGCTTAGCCAACCAGAAAGAAGTTAGCTTTGTTTGAGAATGAGTACTGTACCAAAAATGTGATTGTTGAATCACTGTGGCATTTGATACTAAACAGTACTAATTAGATAGGATTTCTGGTCAGTAAGTTCGATTAACCAGAAACTGTCAATCTTTAATTCTGGgagtttttaaaatacaaaaacatttccagcaagtttttcttttattccaagAGGGAAAAAGTTGCTGTGGTGGTTAACTGTAAGTACCACAATATAGCAAAAGCATTTACTAAACGAGTCTTGCATGATTTAAATCCTTAAGTTAAAATTTTTCAGGGCAAAATAGAATTGTATGTAACAagattcagacaaaaaaaaatctaaagttgTAGATTTGTTCATGAGAACTGTGGTGCAGATATTTAGACTTGATTTGGATTTTGTTTCAACCTATTGAATATCCTATGCATGATATTAATGCAATTGACAAAAGCATAGgtccttttcatattctttgttcTGTCTTTCAGATCTTTTTTTAGTCAGTACATATATGGAGCAGAGTAGTAAGGTACCCGAATATTTCGGGTTTGTCATAAGACTGGAATCAATCACTCTGTGCCCCTAAAAAAGTTCATTGtttaaaaatactgaaattattgaattttatgAAACCAacagttttctttctattatttttgtagAACAACAAAATTTAAAGGAGCCAAGCTAAAACTTGGTCCACAAAATATTTAAACTAATAAGTTAGTTTTTGATGTTCGTTTACCTTCCTGActtgtgtctgtgtatatgtatattagaaAATACACAACTCTCCATAatcatataaatgctaattgaatgGTTTTTTCTTTACTCCCATTAAAAATGCCTGTTTTGTAGAGtcataaagaaaaatttgaagccagttctttcattttttcaacttACTCTAATAGTTTGAAAATTCCCAGATATTGCTTGGACACATGGCACAGGATGCATATTTAAACATTCAtagttgtatatatttttttaagtagttAATGGAAAAGGATTTAATATTCAAGTTTATATGCTAAAACATCAACTTGTGAAATAAGcatcttaaaatattgttttgctGATAAAATCTAAACATGTTTGTGTTATAAAGGAGTGCTAGTGGTATGTGATTCAAAAAGGTCACCCAAAGCTTGACAATATTAAACTTTGAATACAAtgaactgaaaaacaatttttaaaaactatcctTTGAAAGATTTGTTTAAATCCTTGTGTATTGTCAGTTCTATTTTAGTTTGTAAATGTTAAACATTTATAGTTTGAATGAAACAAAGCAGATCCTTTGAATAttgttttggaaaaattaaaacaaattaatatatgaatatattcagtGCCTTTTTTTGATTTAGTTTGGGACAGGTAGGAAATTCTTCTTAATTAAACAGATAGTGTTTCCATAGGATTGTGCCAGTCACTGTCATGTAagaataaatactttataaaaactatcttCGCTCATTCCTGACACAGAATttgaaccttaaaaaaaaatccctaaatacAGGAACCTAATTTGTGGAATGTAGTGACTCTTTTAAAGAGTGTATACTATTTTGTTtgtgcttttattctttttcctttcccacaggataaaatataaatttattagcTGGCAATCAAGACTGCAAACTGGAtctaatttacctttttttttttaaatcatattttcctcttgTAAAAGGTGGAGGATCCATTGTCTTCAAATCTGCGTTTATTGGCGATGATGGCGGCAACTTCTTTTGCTAGTCTGCCATTCAGAAATCCATTTCTAGCCAAATTGAATCCCACTGGCCCCTAACAAGTATTGTATTTTTCCAACTCTCCATATTGACTCTTTTCCCGACCTTCAATACCCTTCCATTTTCCCcatccaaattttattttatttcaaataaaaccTTTCCTAGCACAGTCTATAATGTACAGTGGTCTTTGTACCCACTCATAAATGACAGTTAATATTAGTAAACCATGTATTTTTAAGTTTGTGTGTTTTTTGAGAGGAGCAGGAGCAGGATGTTGGGGGGGGTAATGTATATACAGCTTGAAGTATGTTTTAATTTCATAAACTAGACTTGAACCTCTTGTTTTATGGGTTCCATGGTGCCTGATACCTAATAGATGCCTCATACCTAGTAGAtcccaataaatatttgttggtttattttaaaAGGGATCTGGATCTCAGATCTTGTCTAATTTAAGCCTTACTTTATGATAGGTATCTGTTCATTATAAGGTCCACATCTTATTTAGGACCTAGATCTattttggagggggaaaaaattggaacCAAGAACTATTGACTACTTTTAAGTTAAGACTCCTTGCATTTTTATACATTGTTTATGCTGCAGCCCTAATTTTTAAGTCAAACATTGCTTACTAACAGTGGGAAGTATTTCAAGGAATATACTTAGTCTTAGATTGTATGGATAATTCCATTCACCCTCATGGATCACAAACCCTTTATATGGTAAGGTAATAGAAGATCTGTGTGAATTATGGGCAGCCTGTAGCAGAAAATTCTGCTTTCCATGGCAATTGGATGCCTGTCTTGCCATATAAGTCTGTATCAGTAAGGTGATTGAAAAATTGGACCCTTGTAATAAGGAATAAAATTTCCCTACCTTATGATCCACAAATGTTTTTATCCCTGCTCTGCTAGTTGTCTTCTTATTTCTCTGGAGGACCCCAGGTCTACCTACTTAGCTTCCAACATTGTGCTATTTCCAAACAGTTGTTGCTCTTGGATCCTCATAGAAGTGAagttttttacttctttcttatcCTCCTGTTACCAGTAGACATTGTGTATTGCTGATGACgataggaaatattaaaaaagggaTTCCTATTTTAGGAATGgctttgattaaaaaatttttaattgcaaATCCAATGTAAATGAATAATTTTCCATTAAACACACAAAAGCAACTATCAATGATGCCTTGGGatataattcaaaaagaaaatatattcaaattatcTGAGTTATTTCATTATATCACCAAACTGAATAGGTGAGAATTTTCAAGGTAACAGTAAATAGGAGATTAATAAATTCCAAGCAATGGCAgtaggggaggaagaagaaatagaatattcaTGTGCATGTAATTTTCTTGAGAGTAACTGTTCcacaattcatttgaaaaaaaatgtttgatttaTCTTAAGTCAGGCACTATAGTCTTCTATTCACAAATTACAATGAGTTCTCTCATTCAACAAATAGGAATACTTTATGCAAGGTACTCTGGGCAATTACAGAATTGAAAAAGTACACAGGTCCAGAAATCCAATAAAGTACTTAAACTTCACAGTTTCTTAGGAAGCTGCCATTAAGCTCTTATCTTTTACACTTGGGAACTTCAACAATACTTTCTTCATAGGTATCCTGTATAATTAAACCAGAAGTGCTTCTGACTATTTCATGAGTATATTAAATCTTGAAAGTAGTCAGTAGGATTTTATACATACTTATATTGGcatgtttcatttttatacaaAATGAATGCCAAATGGGCATATGGGTGTGTAATTTTGGAGAAGCATATTTCTTATCTACGTGAGAACATGCAATCTGAATATATAAACTTTCCCCAAACTTGAAGTACTGTCTAATCCTTAGTAGCAATTTACTCGAGCAAAATGCTGCCTGATAGGCTTGATCCAACAAGGTATTGTCTCTGTGGATCATGGTCTTATGAGAGTCTGAAAGATACAACAGCATCCTTTTTCCAACCATATTACGAAACTGAGAGGTGGGAAATACGCCACTTGGAGTCTCAACTACAAGAAGCACCCCCAATAAATGATGGAATGTTCCAGAAGCTCCACTCCCATTTGTAGATTACATTTTTCCGATTTCAACAAGTACTAGAACTTTGTAGTACCTCTCAAATGAGATCTTTAGTTTATAATTCAGAAGTATCCATTAGATAGAAAGAACACTTGAAAAAGCTCAAGGAGAGGAAAAGTGTTCAATGATATCAAATATAGCAAATCAAGAAAGGAGTAAAGACTCATCAGATTTAGCATTAGAAGTGAGAGGTCCATAGATgtagaatataaataataatcGCTGGAAATGTGGAATGGGCTGCTGTATTGAAGTAATAAGTTGagaagggtgggggaaggggcagctaggtggcatagtggatagagcactggccctgaagttgggagtaccctagttcaaatctggcctcagacacgtaattaactgtgatcttggacaagccactttaaccccattgccttgcaaaaacttaaaaaaaaaagaaggtgggggaggggggtgatCGAGGTTTAAGCAAAGATAACTTGTCAGGGAGTCCAAAACAGTCAAGAAGcagtacaattttttttgtcaaatatgtgtattttatttttaaaatatattttatctccttaagaatttcccaattacatgtgtaaaaaatttaatattctattttttaatctgagctcctattctctccttttctgctCTTCCCCCATTCCTTGAGATGGCAgtttgatatcaattatacatgtgaagtcatgtaaaacattttcatattagccattcttcaaaagaaaatacagatgaaaacaaaaataaagtaaaaaggtatgcttcaggggaggctaggtggcgcagtggatagagcactggccctggagtcaggagtacctgaattacGTGaacaatctggcctcagacactttattattaattactcaatgtgaccttgggcaagtcatttaaccccattgccttgcaaaaacaaaaaaaaggtatgCTTGtaggcagatagcatttttcattacaaatcctttagaattctCTTAGATCATTGTTTTAATCAAAGTAGTTAAGTCTCAcagttgactttattttttttttttagatttttcaaggcaatggggttaagtggcttgcccaatgccacacggctaggtaattattgtctgaggtcagatttgaacccaggtactcctgactccaaggccggtgctctatccactgtgccacctagccaccccccacagTTGACTATCTTTACAATATAGGTATGACTATATACAAtgctcttctgattctgctcatttcactttgtatgaGTTCATATGAAtgtatttctgggttttttggcAGGAGGCTTTTGaattggactttttttttggcaggggtcAGCCTGAGTCTCTACCTTTTGTAATCAGGAGCAGTCCTTGGGAAGGTTGAAATCCAGGCCTATATATTGGAGATGCAAATTGCCAAATGACATAGATAGTGATAAACATCCCTACTGAGGGAAATTCCAGGGTGCTGAGAAATAACATCTCACAGAGTATGAAAGAGTAGTTAGGGCAGAGAGTTGGAATTTTCTTGCATCCTGAAACTCATTCAATGAAACAAGTATTTAATGGG
This window harbors:
- the TMED7 gene encoding transmembrane emp24 domain-containing protein 7; the protein is MPRPGPAWAAALLLLLALARAPGPGGCSEITFELPDNAKQCFYEDIVQGTKCTLEFQVITGGHYDVDCRLEDPDGVVLYKEMKKQYDSFTFTASRNGTYKFCFSNEFSTFTHKTVYFDFQVGEDPPLFPSENRVSALTQMESACVSIHEALKSVIDYQTHFRLREAQGRSRAEDLNTRVAYWSIGEAIILLVVSIGQVFLLKSFFSDKRTTTTRVGS